The sequence CAAACTCACGCCAGCATCTGTCGCAACCGCCTTATAATATAGCGGAAAAACCGCCGTAGTAATAATGATGGAATACGCCGAGTTCGCCCAATCATAGAAAATCCAACTATTCTCTTGTTTCGTATACTTCTTCATCCCCACACCCCTTCCTATAGACAGTCTACATGAAAATGAATGTAAACGTTGTAAATATTCAATCTACTAAAACTGCAAAAACTCCTCCATCACCTTACCATCTGTCTCCCCTAAATCCAGCCCTAGCAATCTTGCAAACGTCGGTCCCTCATCAACCAACCGCATATGCTCAATTTCTACATTCGGCTGAATCCCTTTCCCCTTCGCAATAAAAACCGTCGAGTAATTCTCTTTTCCAGGCGAATAGCCGTGAGATGCGTGTGTATACTTACCTGCCGCCACATCCTCCGCTGCAATGAAATCAATCGGCTCTCCATCTACATGCTCTGTAAAATAAAAACCACAACGTGCCTCCACCATAAAAGCAGCCTGCTCGTCCGCCCCTCGTAGTCCTGCCTCAGCGCCTTCCAATACAAATTCAATACCATTATCTTCATTAACCGCAAGGGAGTGTAGCAGCGCACGCACTCTATCCTTCACCTGCTCATCCTTTACGTAAATATAAGCCGAACCATCATTACTCTTACAATATGCCTGCCAATCTTTCACCATGCCGTGCCCATTCAATTGAATCAAACCACTGTCCTTCAGTAACACATTCAACTTAACGGCCCTCGAGTGATCCAGTGAACTATGATCCCCCAGCGCGACAATCGTCGTCTGGTCGTACATGCCACTATCCTTCAAAGCCGCCAAAATCTCACCGAGCCGTCTATCGTGGCGATGAATAGCTACATGTGCTCCCTCTGATGAAAAGCCATGATGGTGGCGTTGTGTATCAAGGTCTACCAAATGAACCAGCATCAGGTTCGGTTTTTTCGTTTGAATCGTATGTACAGTCGATGCAGTCACGAAATCATCCAATTCCGGCTGAGCAATCCCCTTCCGCAGATGTCCAAACTTATTATTCATCTCAAGCTGATACCGCTTGCTACCATTCATAAAGGACACAGCAATTTGGTGATGCCATGGGCGATTCGCAAAAATTTCAGGCATATGATAATCAATCTTCGCCTTTGCCGTCACAGGCCATAGCAATGCCGCGGTCGACAATCCGGCTTTTTTTGCCTCATCATATAACGTTGTCCCTTTGATATGACGACGATGCCAGTACCAATCTGGCGACGATCGATTCGGCTGAAGCAACGTATTCGTCACAACGCCATGCCGATTTGGAAAATTCCCTGTCACAATACTCGCATGACACGGGTACGTCACCGACGGGTAAATCGTCTCGACCTCTCTACAAATCGCCGCCTTGTCCAACAGCTCCTGAAAATGCGGCAGCGTCTCTAACATCGGAAGATCAAGTGACGATAAACAATCAAATGAAAGTACAAGTAAATGATCTGTTAAACGTGTCATACGATGCCTCCTTTTTATGATTGATTAGCACAGAATACATACGTGGACATTGGCTGAGTGCTACGAGTTTGTTCCAATAAAGTCACTTCAGATTGAATGAGTAACTTTAATTTTTCAGGCACATCATCAAGTTTACTAATCTCCTCTTTATAATCATCTAACGTCATCGTAATTTCCCATTTCGCATCCTGCAACTGTGGCGAATGAATAGATTGTTCATTAGTAACCGTCCATCCCGCACTTTGCGCAATCCGCTTGACATCATCGGGCGTAAATAGCGTACGTATATTAGACAAACTGCTTTCCTTGAAGCACTCATACTGCGATTGAATCAGAACAGCCAAAAAATGAGAGTATTGCTCAATCGTTTGAATACGCGCATCCCATTCCGCAAAGCATAAGCGCTTGCCCCATTTTCTACTCTTCTCCAAAATAGCTTCCAGTTCCTCAAACGACCTCAAATACCACGAGCAATGCGAGAACACAATATAATCAAAACTATCTTCTGGAAAATCAACATCCGCCGCTAAAACATCAACGTTGAACTCCATTTGAACCTGTTTACCTAAAACCGATTGCTGTAAGTAACGAGCAGCATCGCCGACTGTGATGGGCGCTCCATAATCAGGAGCCGCAATATCCACGCCGTGGACAAACCCCGCTTCTCCAACGACATACGCCAATGCAGCCGTCGTATCCCCTTGTCCACAGCCAATTTCTAAGACACGGCTACCTTCTTTAATTCCCCATGCCTGCACCAACTTCAAACGATGCTCCGTCTGAATTCGTTGAACAGCATTCATATCCTTATCAGACGACATACATTTAACAATGGTTTCAATCATTTCCTCGCTCATATACGCACCCCAAATCCACTTTCTATAAAGTACAGTTCGATTAAACTAAGTACTTTCCCTCTATTAGCTAATCACATTTTCACACGATACTTGGTCGCAGGCCCACGCCCCATGCGTTCAATCACATCTGAAGCAACAAGTTCAGTTATCAACTGACGAACGGATGATTTACTTCTATCAAGATAGTTTTCTAATTCTTTACTCGTAAAAGTCTCATGTTGCTTCATCCAACCCATCAAATTTAACGAAACACCTTGATCCTTTTTCAATGACACTAAATCCTTTTTTGGCAATGTAACAACGAAAGCGTTTGGTCCAATCTCCCAAAATGGTTCTTGCTTTACACCTGCATAACTTTCTCTTATCCGCTGTAACCCCGTTCCATAACTCTCAATCCATTTCAATCGATAAAAACAGTTCGCCAATTTGGAGTTACGGCTTTGTGAAATCCCTAATTCAATATCCTCGACAGACAGACCTTGAACCAAACCACCTACCGAAACAATCTCGATTCGATCATCGAAAATATGGATTAAAATACTGCCACTAAATCCGTAATCACGATGCACCACGGCGTTGATCAATGCTTCGCGTAGCGCATCACTTGGATATTCTGATGTTTCGATTCGCTGCAGCCCATTAAATTCAGCCACACTTGCATTATGCATTTGTAAATAGTCATATACATCATTCACTTGCTTTAAAAGCGAACCACCGAATTCCTTACGATCTCGAAACTCCAACTTCGTAATCCCTTGGTAACGCGCGCATTTGACAGTATGCTCACATTGCTCCGATAACAGTAAACCAAGATTCGTATAATACCCTTCCTCATTCATAATCCCAAGCGTCCTTTGCTGTGTTTGCCCAAAAGACAATCCCTCTTCAGTAAACAACCGCTCAGCATAATCAAATGCCAAAGTTTGATTCATACAACGTATATTTTCAAAACTTGTGCCATCCGACTCCATAATCATCTTACGGATTGCCTCGTCTGATGCTGGATTTACGGTCGTCCCATGACGCACAAAAACACCGGATGGCTTCATCCCTTTGCTAGCTAGATGATAAGGTCTCCTAGTTCCTCTGGCAATCTCAATTTCAATAACTTCCTTCCCTTCTATCGATATTATTTCAGCCTGTGTATACACAAGCACATCGGATTTGATGCTATCACGTAACATGCTACTAATCGACTCAAGATCCTGCTGTGCATGCGGAAGCCCTATCACGGAACCGTCATCCTCCACTCCAATAACAATTGTTCCACCATTTGTATTTATAAAGGCGATAACTTCTTTTTTCAACCCATCCGTTACCTGACGTTTCAACTCAATTGCCGAACTCTCCTCATACATTTCTAGCCCTCCTCATTAATTTATCGATTAAATCGATTATAATCGATTACTTTTCACATTATTTATTTCCAGTTTTCCCTTTCCATGATAATATTTATTCAAAACCCTTCAGCGAATTGCGTTAATACAGTCCAATAGAATTATTTGAAGTAAAGAGGCGATAGCTATCCAACAGTTACCACTACTACAACAAGTCATCGATTATATCGAGGTACATATTAAAGAGGACATCAAACCTGAGGAACTAGCTAAATTAGTTGGCTATTCTCCTTATCATTTTTATCGAATTTTCGATAAAAATATCGGGTACACCATTATGGATTATGTCTTAAAAAGAAAATTGCAATACGCATTATACGATTTAGCACAAGGTAAAAAAGTCATCCAAATCGCTTTGGACTATGGTTTTGAGACACATTCTGGCTTTACAAAAGCTTTCAAAAAAGTTTTTGGTAGTCCACCAAGCCTATATCGATTTCATTGTCCTATATCATTACCCCAAAAACTCAATCTATTAAGCCTCCGTGAAAAAAGGGTAGGTGGCATTATCATGCAGCCGAAAATTGTACAGAGGCCCGCTTTCGATATTGCCGGTAAAACATTTGAAAGCACTATAGAAAATATTTCCTACACAAGAGATGCCCCAGCCTTTTGGGATCAAAGAATTTCTTCAGATGAAGCAATCGAAAGCACATTGTATGAAGCCCTAACTCCTGAAAAACATGGGGAATATTGTATCAATCTAAGCAGTCAAGACATAGAGGACAGATTTACTTATTTGTTTGCAGTCAATTACGATCAAAACGTTCAGTTACCTACTGGACTGACAGCGCTACAAATTCCAGATACAACTTATGCTGTTTTTAGAACTCCACTCGTTACAGTTGAACAATTTGTCTCCTCCATAAAAGGGACATGGCAATACATTTTAGAAGATTGGCTTCCAGAATCGCTTTATGAAGTCGATGAAACAAGCTATGACTTTGAATATTATGATGAA comes from Sporosarcina sp. FSL K6-3457 and encodes:
- a CDS encoding class I SAM-dependent methyltransferase — its product is MSEEMIETIVKCMSSDKDMNAVQRIQTEHRLKLVQAWGIKEGSRVLEIGCGQGDTTAALAYVVGEAGFVHGVDIAAPDYGAPITVGDAARYLQQSVLGKQVQMEFNVDVLAADVDFPEDSFDYIVFSHCSWYLRSFEELEAILEKSRKWGKRLCFAEWDARIQTIEQYSHFLAVLIQSQYECFKESSLSNIRTLFTPDDVKRIAQSAGWTVTNEQSIHSPQLQDAKWEITMTLDDYKEEISKLDDVPEKLKLLIQSEVTLLEQTRSTQPMSTYVFCANQS
- a CDS encoding RNA-binding domain-containing protein — protein: MYEESSAIELKRQVTDGLKKEVIAFINTNGGTIVIGVEDDGSVIGLPHAQQDLESISSMLRDSIKSDVLVYTQAEIISIEGKEVIEIEIARGTRRPYHLASKGMKPSGVFVRHGTTVNPASDEAIRKMIMESDGTSFENIRCMNQTLAFDYAERLFTEEGLSFGQTQQRTLGIMNEEGYYTNLGLLLSEQCEHTVKCARYQGITKLEFRDRKEFGGSLLKQVNDVYDYLQMHNASVAEFNGLQRIETSEYPSDALREALINAVVHRDYGFSGSILIHIFDDRIEIVSVGGLVQGLSVEDIELGISQSRNSKLANCFYRLKWIESYGTGLQRIRESYAGVKQEPFWEIGPNAFVVTLPKKDLVSLKKDQGVSLNLMGWMKQHETFTSKELENYLDRSKSSVRQLITELVASDVIERMGRGPATKYRVKM
- a CDS encoding alkaline phosphatase family protein, translated to MTRLTDHLLVLSFDCLSSLDLPMLETLPHFQELLDKAAICREVETIYPSVTYPCHASIVTGNFPNRHGVVTNTLLQPNRSSPDWYWHRRHIKGTTLYDEAKKAGLSTAALLWPVTAKAKIDYHMPEIFANRPWHHQIAVSFMNGSKRYQLEMNNKFGHLRKGIAQPELDDFVTASTVHTIQTKKPNLMLVHLVDLDTQRHHHGFSSEGAHVAIHRHDRRLGEILAALKDSGMYDQTTIVALGDHSSLDHSRAVKLNVLLKDSGLIQLNGHGMVKDWQAYCKSNDGSAYIYVKDEQVKDRVRALLHSLAVNEDNGIEFVLEGAEAGLRGADEQAAFMVEARCGFYFTEHVDGEPIDFIAAEDVAAGKYTHASHGYSPGKENYSTVFIAKGKGIQPNVEIEHMRLVDEGPTFARLLGLDLGETDGKVMEEFLQF
- a CDS encoding AraC family transcriptional regulator, whose protein sequence is MKPEELAKLVGYSPYHFYRIFDKNIGYTIMDYVLKRKLQYALYDLAQGKKVIQIALDYGFETHSGFTKAFKKVFGSPPSLYRFHCPISLPQKLNLLSLREKRVGGIIMQPKIVQRPAFDIAGKTFESTIENISYTRDAPAFWDQRISSDEAIESTLYEALTPEKHGEYCINLSSQDIEDRFTYLFAVNYDQNVQLPTGLTALQIPDTTYAVFRTPLVTVEQFVSSIKGTWQYILEDWLPESLYEVDETSYDFEYYDEHCHHWEYEKIYMEIYLPIKEKSKE